The Christiangramia flava JLT2011 genome has a segment encoding these proteins:
- a CDS encoding sulfotransferase domain-containing protein, translating to MATTSERLAYCKKLLLQAQTNRQIKNFNLRNREESRFNDFSQHIVISGEPRGGTTWLMEILKQDSDALIWEPLHPQRLEKYPHNLANRVGHIPYIPENAELEPAQRYFQELFRGQLPYGLHVNSKYGHQLRRSTSLLFKFCRANMLLPWLTRQFPSIRPIYLIRHPLSVISSQFRHPAFQNLNVANNLFEIRKNEDPAFSEIFEKYSDKINSIKSRESLFANWWAIQNLLPLKDENKRWLTISYESLFLRPTLELEKISDYLNKPMTRFAMHKINMPSSTTRDGSGILENKDQLQNFKRHLSASQIKEILDIVNSYGIDCYSDAMEPDYKKLGYS from the coding sequence ATGGCCACTACTTCGGAAAGATTAGCATACTGTAAAAAGCTTTTACTACAGGCTCAAACGAACCGGCAGATCAAAAATTTCAATTTAAGAAATAGAGAAGAGTCCAGATTCAACGATTTTTCACAGCATATCGTCATAAGTGGGGAGCCAAGAGGCGGTACCACCTGGCTTATGGAAATACTGAAACAGGATTCAGATGCTTTGATTTGGGAGCCATTACATCCACAACGCCTGGAAAAATATCCCCATAATCTGGCAAACCGCGTAGGTCATATCCCGTACATTCCGGAGAACGCCGAATTAGAACCTGCCCAGCGTTATTTCCAGGAACTATTCCGCGGTCAGCTGCCATATGGTTTGCATGTAAATTCAAAATACGGTCACCAGCTCAGGCGAAGCACCAGCCTCCTCTTCAAATTCTGTCGGGCCAATATGCTTTTACCCTGGCTTACCAGGCAATTTCCTTCGATCAGGCCCATATATCTTATCCGCCATCCCCTGTCTGTCATTTCTTCGCAATTTCGGCATCCGGCATTTCAAAATCTGAATGTTGCCAATAACCTTTTTGAAATTCGAAAAAATGAGGATCCAGCCTTTTCTGAAATTTTCGAAAAGTATTCAGATAAGATTAATAGCATCAAATCCAGGGAATCCTTATTCGCAAACTGGTGGGCAATTCAAAACCTGCTTCCGCTAAAAGATGAGAATAAACGATGGCTTACCATATCGTATGAATCACTCTTCCTAAGGCCAACCCTGGAACTCGAAAAAATTTCTGATTACTTGAATAAGCCAATGACCAGGTTTGCAATGCATAAAATAAACATGCCAAGTTCCACGACTAGAGATGGATCTGGTATTCTGGAAAACAAAGATCAGTTACAGAATTTCAAAAGGCATCTCTCCGCCTCCCAAATAAAAGAAATTCTGGATATCGTGAACAGCTACGGAATAGATTGCTATTCTGATGCCATGGAACCCGATTATAAGAAACTCGGATATTCGTAA